Genomic DNA from Vespula vulgaris chromosome 5, iyVesVulg1.1, whole genome shotgun sequence:
aaaatattgaaattacatataaatatacctaATTTGTAAACTTCCGGTAAAATTATGAATTCCGGTACGCTACAATCCCGTCCTACAGTCTCGTTTACAATGCGTAGCGCCTGTATATGAAACATATAAATgactttcaatttattttcaattaaactaCATGCTTGAAATAcgttcgattttttataaaaacggCAGATATTAACTAACATGCATGGGAATAGGTTTTTCAACatacagaaaaaatatgagataaacatttaagaaaaaatgatagacGTGACtgcagaaaaaatataaaattcacgGCGCTTGCAATCTTACCAGCTGTCAGCCATCGATTGCGagaatttttttcctattttgcAAGCAGCatttatcgtaattaaaaataattttcacctTCCGCACGAAATTACAGTATTGCTAACAAGTTTCGTGCAAATCTGATTGGGAATGGATAGTAACATTCGTTACAATATGGTACGTTATGAATGTTGCGGGACACCGTAAATCATCTTTTAAGGACACATCACTCGCTCCTTGTGATGCTTTGTGCTTCATTCTCGTTTGACGAACATCTTTACGTTTTTGCCTAatgcatacaaaaaaaaaagaaaatatctaaaaatatcaTCACAGAATTTAAGTACACGCGTTGACTAAGTAAAAAATGCACACATTCCTCTCCGTTGCTTATCACTTGTTTTACTatagtaaaatgaaaatttctatgcCTACACTGTCATAAAGTTCGTTTCTATAGACGAGTAACTGATTACGATCTTATTTCTatgaatcaaattaaaaactaaAGAGAACGAATAGAACATAAAGGTGCGTtggaataattttacaattgaCGTCTTTTATTTAGTATTCTCTTTTGCGGATACttttatgagaaagagagaaaaaagtgaaagtaaTATTTCATTGCTTTGTATATAGACATTAAGCTTCAATTTTTTCTGGACTATTATGACACGATATTTTAGCCATCCCAAACAAATGATGATACAAGTGGTGAAACATCTCTAAATAACGAAGTACCTTCACTGACTGTGACACTGCCTGCCATACAAGGAGGTATGCTTGGTCATTCCAACAACGCATCTGTGGCCCAGGCTACTGTTACAACTAGAATGGTAATATATCTAttcaatgtataatattacaatataaaatgaactttaaataacataatattatatgacaTAATGTAATAGGGCGAGGGTGAAGAAATACCACCACCTAAACCAGATTTTTCAGCCCCACCTCCTTATGAGGTAGCTACAAAACTACCTAGCTATGAAGAAGTACAACGTGAAAAAACATTACAAGGAGAACCTCATCCTCAAATACATATGGTAATTTCATAgatcttataataaattttttcatttctttttaatcatttaatcaTCTTTACATGTATTTCTTACAGCCTGGTAGTATCAGACCACAACAACAACCACTGACAATTCTTGCTATAGACACAGAGGCTGCAGAAGGAGATCCAGAAAGCGGATTACTTGGCACtgattttatgttttttacaGCATTCTTGGGTAAAAtacatttccttcttttcttttggattatttttattcttagtaaaaataatatatttattatcttaatttttgttatagttGCTTTCTTATTCAACTGGATTGGATTTCTTCTATTGATGTGCTTCTGTCATACAATTGCTTCTCGTTATGGAGCATTATCTGGTTTTGGCCTTTCATTGACGAAATGGACATTGATTGTTAAACATTCTACTGATCTTGCTTCGCGAGAGAACTCATGGCTGTGGTGGTTGATAATGGCATTTGGTTAGTACAATTTATGATCTCTGCATTAAATGATTATATGCTAATGGATTTTTACATTATAGGTATTCTAATTTGTGTACGCGCTATCATCCAGTATTTGAATATTAAACGTGGATGGAGACTACTTTCTGGTAGTGCGCAGGAACGcttattgtttttctattaagtTTTTAAACATGCACTTTTACCCATCTTGGctttagaaaaaaagcagCATTTCTATTTGGGGttgtatttgtataatatataatcgacACCCATTAAAATCAATACTTTATATAGCTCTTATATTAATCAATCGTAATAAACTAGtacagaaaaattttcaaaataatttgcCAAGTACACTTCTTAGcaggaataataaataagtgtAATAAGGCAAATTAATAAAGCAAGGaagtcaaagaaaaattagtttGCGCACACTACCCATTGttataaagtagaaaaaaatctgTACATTTTTATTGTTCAAGTAGCACATACAATGCTTCAAAAGACAAATTATTTGTGCATTGTTTTGTGCAATATTGTCCAAGATATCAATAGATATATGATGTGtgctataaataaaagtatttctcATAAGTATGATATTATGAGTGAAAGAATTGTTTAAAGGCCCAAATGTATGAGGATTGCTTAGAAaggaatattgaaaaaataaaaaatattattaagtacAGAGGGAAAAACTTTTGATAGTGATATTGTGTAATACACACTAGCACTAGATAGCTTATAGATATTTAACTATATATGATTCTTATAACATCCTAATAAACAATTgcttgtttatatatatatatacatgttattataatttatatatatatagacagaaTTCCTGCTGAATTCATATGTATAGGTTAatgatatcaatattatacaccaatatattaaaaattattattattatacataacaTTATGCATTATTCGTCATTTTctcaacaattttattaatattttttcattatagatagaaagaaaggagaaaaaaggataaccagaaaaaataagaaaaaaacgtcATATCCTTATTTTAAATCCTCTTCCTAAACAAATTTATCCTtttggaaaaaattaatttacattttttagaaacattaaaaattaatataatatattttattttgaatttacactttttagaaacattaaaaattaatataatgtattttattttaaatatatttcttcgcaGTTACATGACTTGACATTTTTAGTTTTtacgaaaagatatataaagtattgtTATTGTACAATTCAAACATCCACAATTCGGAAGGTCTCATGGTGTAATGGTTAGCATTCTGGACTCTGAATCCAGCGATCCGAGTTCAAATCTCGGTGGGACCTGCCCGCtgcctctttcctttctttctttttttttttgtgatttattattcaaattataatacgtaattcttattattatttattatatacgttattatgtatttaacttgtaatataatattaaaaatcgatgaattaaAACTCATGCATGCATTATCCtatattttacattgtatGTTAGAACTTATTCCTTTTATTGAGTTTGTACGATGATGTTGCCATCTGTCCtactaaagaaaaagtaataataattcaatgtaATGTTCATCGACAAAGTGGATCATTGACTTCGTCCATGATTCAGCAGACttaagagaaattattaaagtgCAATTAACTTTGAATTCTAATTGAATTGCAAATTCAACAGTAAACTGTTTACCATAGATAATTCAATTCCATAGAATGTTAAATCTATCTTATAACTTGTCTATGACATTAGTTTATATTGGTTGATTCTTACGATGTAATATCGTTATCAATGTTATGGAAGTTGTAAGAAATTGCATATGataagttttattataaactttGTTAATTTGCGAATTTGTTAAATGAAACATGAAACGTCCTTTGGAGGATCAAATGGATGTGTTCGAAAAGAATCCATTAGTGTTTCTAGATGTTGCGATTGGAACAGAAAAAGGTACTTGggaatagaaattaaataatttcggCACAAGGAAGATTGTTTCATTCTATGGCGCGCgattaacaattatttgaGTGTCTTTCATAAAGTCGTTCTCGTACGTTTAATGCTTGGTAAATATTTATGCCTTTTCACGATTGTAACATTAGTGTTACTTATATATTGGTGATTTCATACTGATTTAGTGGGAAGGATTGTGATAGAACTATTTAAGGATGTTACACCACGAACGGCGGAAAATTTTCGAGCTTTGTGTACGGGAGAAAAGGGAAATGGtactaataataagaaattacaTTACAAAGGATCCATATTTCATAAAGGTATGTagtatcaatttttaaatcacaTATCCTTCTATgtattaacttttttaatttgatttcagTGATACCTCAGTTTATGATTCAAGGAggagatattattaattttgatggAACTGGCGGTGAAAGTATATATGGTCCACATTTTGAGGATGAATCTTTTCAAATTTCACATTCGCAAGGAGGATTATTGAGCATGGTAAATGAAGGTCATCCTGATAGCAACAGTTCTCAGTTCATCATCACTACTGTTCCTTGCATACATTTAGATAATACTAATGTAGTTTTTGGCAAAGTTATAAAAGGTATGGGAATAGTAACAGAAATTAATAACGTACCAGTTGTCAAGGATCTGCCTGTTGAGGTAATGCTCTTATTCTATAACTATTCATATActattttatctttgttatcactacgtattattattgtcatcatcagaaaatttgtataattaattgtgGAGAattgaaaagaggagaaaattgGAACTTGGAGGAAAATGATGGTtcagaagatatatatacccCATGGCCAGAAGACTGGGATTATGCATTGTATACTGATAGACTAACCGTAagtatttattcgatataaatgtaattggtgtcattttttcatcctttatttaattttatataaagttatCAAGCTCTGGTAATTACCAAAATTTGTAGTACAAGTATGTCTCAGaggttattaaaaaaataaaagattcggGAAACagttatttttcaatgaagaaTTATGTAGATGCAGgcagaaagtataaaaaagcaTTGCGTTATTATGAATGGATGATAAGATTGAGTGATATGCCTGACACTTTAGGTGATTCTGCAACAGGTCTTAAAGTAACAACAATATTAAATCTAGCTGCTGtacaattgaaaaaaaaagattatcgcAGTACAGTTAAATTATGTAATGAGGTAGGTTCCCtgatataaaagttatttatattctatatttaatcTTAATATAACATTTAGGTGTTGGAAATAGATCCATCGAATGGTAAGGCATTTTTTCGAAGAGGACAAGCATACATGGGTCTAAATGAATACGAAGCTGGTTTGGCAGACTTAAAACATTCACTTGCAGAATGTCCCAACAATAAAgacattttaaaagaaattgaaaaagtaaagaaggtGATGAATTCCTATTTAGCAGTAGAAAAAGCCACCTGTCAAAGAATGTTCAAAAACTAACatagtaattttaataatatattgtgtCAGGATAATAGGatttataatagtaatgaaTACAAACATGACAATTATGGTATGTGTCTGAAGTACAAATtagtataaaaagataaattcgcATTACATAGTTTTTTCAACTATAAGAAACATAAATGTTATCgcattaaaaaatttgcatATTGTTGAATTACTtgtaatcataaatataataataaatagtctGTAAGAAATAAGTgctgtatacatacacaactTCTACGATTCAGTAGACTGTAGGTGCTTTGTATAAttacaaagtaaataaaatatttggggtgtaaaataaatacaaatttttatgtttataaattcatatactTTCTTGATCTTTGATTATTCATTTCTGTCTGTTCAAGTTAATGCTGAATATTAAAACTTtagattatatttgtatagtgAACTAATACCATGCAACTCAAAACATAGAAAAGCAAGTGAATAGTTCTAACAAGGCACACACTGCTTTGCATTAATACTACTTGTAATATTTATGACAATGTatgtgtttttttatttttatttttaatatattttttttttatttttaatatatcgtagtaaaaacataaataaaatataaactaaagaaaataaaaaatatttcactgaAGATGTTCTTAACATTTtatcactttatatatatccaaATCCATGTACATACTTTTTTCGTCTATTAATGATACatcgtaaattaatatattatatcatattgaATAAATACAGTAAATTATAAATGGTCATACTAAGAAAATTCtcaaaacatataaaaatgagATTCGTGAAGTATTAAAACTAATTTATATCCACTCCTTctgagtatatattttttttaaagcagTGCTT
This window encodes:
- the LOC127063673 gene encoding NEDD4 family-interacting protein 1-like isoform X1; its protein translation is MDSNIRYNMPSQTNDDTSGETSLNNEVPSLTVTLPAIQGGMLGHSNNASVAQATVTTRMGEGEEIPPPKPDFSAPPPYEVATKLPSYEEVQREKTLQGEPHPQIHMPGSIRPQQQPLTILAIDTEAAEGDPESGLLGTDFMFFTAFLVAFLFNWIGFLLLMCFCHTIASRYGALSGFGLSLTKWTLIVKHSTDLASRENSWLWWLIMAFGILICVRAIIQYLNIKRGWRLLSGSAQERLLFFY
- the LOC127063673 gene encoding NEDD4 family-interacting protein 1-like isoform X2, producing MLGHSNNASVAQATVTTRMGEGEEIPPPKPDFSAPPPYEVATKLPSYEEVQREKTLQGEPHPQIHMPGSIRPQQQPLTILAIDTEAAEGDPESGLLGTDFMFFTAFLVAFLFNWIGFLLLMCFCHTIASRYGALSGFGLSLTKWTLIVKHSTDLASRENSWLWWLIMAFGILICVRAIIQYLNIKRGWRLLSGSAQERLLFFY
- the LOC127063672 gene encoding peptidyl-prolyl cis-trans isomerase D-like isoform X1, whose amino-acid sequence is MKRPLEDQMDVFEKNPLVFLDVAIGTEKVGRIVIELFKDVTPRTAENFRALCTGEKGNGTNNKKLHYKGSIFHKVIPQFMIQGGDIINFDGTGGESIYGPHFEDESFQISHSQGGLLSMVNEGHPDSNSSQFIITTVPCIHLDNTNVVFGKVIKGMGIVTEINNVPVVKDLPVEKICIINCGELKRGENWNLEENDGSEDIYTPWPEDWDYALYTDRLTYKYVSEVIKKIKDSGNSYFSMKNYVDAGRKYKKALRYYEWMIRLSDMPDTLGDSATGLKVTTILNLAAVQLKKKDYRSTVKLCNEVLEIDPSNGKAFFRRGQAYMGLNEYEAGLADLKHSLAECPNNKDILKEIEKVKKVMNSYLAVEKATCQRMFKN
- the LOC127063672 gene encoding uncharacterized protein LOC127063672 isoform X3; this encodes MKRPLEDQMDVFEKNPLVFLDVAIGTEKVGRIVIELFKDVTPRTAENFRALCTGEKGNGTNNKKLHYKGSIFHKVIPQFMIQGGDIINFDGTGGESIYGPHFEDESFQISHSQGGLLSMVNEGHPDSNSSQFIITTVPCIHLDNTNVVFGKVIKGMGIVTEINNVPVVKDLPVEKICIINCGELKRGENWNLEENDGSEDIYTPWPEDWDYALYTDRLTVLEIDPSNGKAFFRRGQAYMGLNEYEAGLADLKHSLAECPNNKDILKEIEKVKKVMNSYLAVEKATCQRMFKN
- the LOC127063672 gene encoding peptidyl-prolyl cis-trans isomerase D-like isoform X2, with protein sequence MLVGRIVIELFKDVTPRTAENFRALCTGEKGNGTNNKKLHYKGSIFHKVIPQFMIQGGDIINFDGTGGESIYGPHFEDESFQISHSQGGLLSMVNEGHPDSNSSQFIITTVPCIHLDNTNVVFGKVIKGMGIVTEINNVPVVKDLPVEKICIINCGELKRGENWNLEENDGSEDIYTPWPEDWDYALYTDRLTYKYVSEVIKKIKDSGNSYFSMKNYVDAGRKYKKALRYYEWMIRLSDMPDTLGDSATGLKVTTILNLAAVQLKKKDYRSTVKLCNEVLEIDPSNGKAFFRRGQAYMGLNEYEAGLADLKHSLAECPNNKDILKEIEKVKKVMNSYLAVEKATCQRMFKN